From a single Lolium rigidum isolate FL_2022 chromosome 7, APGP_CSIRO_Lrig_0.1, whole genome shotgun sequence genomic region:
- the LOC124672369 gene encoding probable disease resistance protein At5g45490 translates to MAQQSGNDLKPQLEKLLQAFDDEDDRDLLHRTELDHIFRILRANKDKITSRPPDVEKKEELPELLRKIDEALQQCKARSKQPQQSDNAKSKKMTLPSVSDCNPFKSRSPDFSVEPLLQQTITILGDAPSTSAPAADHDAAGEDTVLYEWTTSYVDEDRIYGWADEADKVVDALVGLQEEGKEDQLLFRAAGITGIHGSGKTALAQKVFVHDRIKDAFPLRLWVCVGPPDHEDRFNLLYRMLDNLGLDTAKVEAIVDNADVVKAAAEDKGKSKIGVLLFILYVTLYKTGYLIVFDDIRAYDGSNGWYSNLTLQPPKKGEWYERLAYGLPKARKSAVLVTCRSEDDARTMVRTGRVFRPPGLGVAEGWKLFEREYKEAKKKSKKEKEEKEKDKDEKEEKKEEDEIYKELEQIKEQIVGKCLGLPVAIVQAAKGFALMEHKPDDPPKAEDKALPDETVPSKTEPATQATEANQPVN, encoded by the coding sequence ATGGCGCAGCAAAGTGGGAACGATCTGAAACCTCAATTGGAGAAGCTGCTCCAGGCgttcgacgacgaggacgaccggGATCTGCTTCACAGGACGGAACTCGACCACATCTTCCGCATCCTCAGGGCGAACAAGGACAAGATCACCTCGCGGCCACCGGAcgtggagaagaaggaggagctgCCCGAGCTACTGCGCAAGATCGACGAAGCGCTGCAGCAATGCAAGGCACGGTCCAAGCAGCCGCAGCAGTCTGACAACGCCAAGAGCAAGAAGATGACGCTGCCGTCGGTGAGCGACTGCAACCCTTTCAAGTCCCGATCGCCGGACTTCTCCGTCGAGCCATTGCTGCAGCAGACCATCACCATCCTCGGTGACGCTCCTTCTACCTCTGCTCCTGCTGCTGATCATGATGCAGCTGGTGAAGACACGGTGCTCTACGAGTGGACGACGAGCTACGTGGACGAGGACCGCATATACGGCTGGGCCGACGAGGCGGACAAGGTGGTCGACGCCCTCGTCGGCCTCCAAGAGGAGGGCAAAGAGGATCAATTGCTGTTCAGGGCGGCGGGCATCACGGGGATCCACGGCAGCGGCAAGACGGCGCTGGCGCAGAAGGTATTCGTCCACGACAGGATCAAGGACGCCTTCCCTCTCAGGCTCTGGGTCTGCGTCGGCCCGCCGGACCACGAGGACAGGTTCAACCTCCTCTATCGGATGCTTGACAACCTCGGCCTCGACACCGCCAAGGTCGAGGCCATCGTCGACAATGCCGACGTCGTCAAGGCAGCTGCTGAAGACAAGGGCAAATCCAAGATCGGTGTGCTGCTCTTCATCCTGTACGTGACGCTGTACAAGACGGGGTACCTCATCGTGTTCGACGACATCAGGGCGTACGATGGCAGCAACGGCTGGTACAGCAACCTGACGCTACAGCCACCTAAGAAGGGCGAGTGGTACGAGCGGCTCGCCTACGGCCTGCCCAAGGCGAGGAAGAGCGCGGTGCTCGTCACCTGTCGCAGTGAGGACGATGCCAGGACCATGGTGCGCACCGGCCGCGTGTTCCGCCCACCAGGCCTCGGCGTCGCCGAGGGATGGAAGCTTTTCGAGCGGGAGTACAAAGAGGCCAAGAAAAAGagcaagaaggagaaggaagagaaagagaaagacaaggacgagaaggaggagaagaaagaggaagaCGAGATTTACAAGGAGCTGGAACAGATAAAGGAGCAGATCGTCGGCAAGTGCCTAGGCCTGCCGGTGGCCATCGTCCAGGCGGCCAAGGGCTTCGCCTTGATGGAGCACAAACCCGACGATCCACCGAAGGCGGAGGATAAAGCTCTCCCGGATGAGACTGTGCCTAGCAAGACCGAGCCTGCAACTCAGGCTACGGAGGCTAATCAGCCTGTTAATTAA